In the genome of Candidatus Reidiella endopervernicosa, one region contains:
- a CDS encoding glycosyltransferase family 4 protein: MFVVEVSSTARGSVRYIAGKLCQRFSRRGGVRCRLMAPVRGRFDLKVALRLLWNRREISLVHTHLGRASSLVGWLFKNSDVMTVATLHGMQKLRHYKNIKHFVAVSEAVRRHYVAQGLDDEKITIIPNGYEEMIDRYTGSGLRRELALPAGAPRGGLATALERLCGDTELRSRMGAHAKASVTGMEWGTIEQRYMSLFETLLAEQGEPPTVDRDD, from the coding sequence ATGTTTGTTGTTGAGGTCTCATCGACAGCGAGGGGCAGTGTCCGCTACATCGCGGGTAAGCTGTGCCAGCGCTTTTCACGGCGAGGGGGGGTGCGGTGCCGTCTGATGGCGCCGGTCAGGGGGCGCTTCGATCTCAAGGTGGCCCTCAGATTGCTGTGGAACAGGAGAGAGATCTCACTGGTGCATACGCATCTGGGACGGGCGTCATCGCTGGTGGGGTGGTTGTTTAAGAATAGTGATGTGATGACGGTGGCAACGTTGCATGGGATGCAGAAGCTGCGGCACTACAAAAATATCAAACACTTCGTGGCGGTATCAGAGGCGGTCAGACGTCACTACGTGGCTCAAGGACTCGATGACGAGAAGATCACGATCATTCCCAACGGCTATGAGGAGATGATCGATCGATACACAGGCTCTGGTCTCAGACGCGAGCTGGCGCTACCTGCTGGAGCGCCACGTGGCGGGTTGGCAACGGCACTCGAGCGGCTCTGTGGCGATACCGAGCTGCGATCAAGGATGGGAGCGCACGCCAAAGCGTCGGTAACCGGGATGGAGTGGGGTACGATTGAACAGCGCTATATGAGTCTGTTCGAAACGCTGCTCGCTGAGCAGGGGGAGCCTCCGACGGTCGATCGGGACGACTGA
- a CDS encoding O-antigen ligase family protein, with the protein MLLIPYLSAIFLSGTRSAWVLLAVGLLLYLWYLGRLGYLKRVKAVVWGALAIGVVSLVLFASTDEAVRERLQKSAGLFSTDIESIDNATAQRVSIWQVAMLMVEDHWLTGVGPRGFRYVFMDYAPEDNYWKNLRRPLAPNQPHLVGLEVLVETGVVGIVGFLAFFWVLITYAAKRTSGFRSDAVPWLIAALVALFPLNTYLALYASYWSSLSWWLLLVALAMMSGGDGDERDNAD; encoded by the coding sequence TTGTTGCTTATCCCCTATCTCAGCGCAATTTTTCTCAGTGGTACCCGTTCGGCCTGGGTGCTGTTGGCCGTCGGTCTGCTGCTCTACCTCTGGTATCTGGGACGCCTCGGTTATCTCAAGAGGGTGAAGGCGGTAGTGTGGGGCGCGTTGGCGATCGGTGTGGTGTCGCTGGTGCTCTTCGCCTCAACAGATGAGGCCGTTAGAGAGCGGCTGCAGAAAAGTGCTGGTCTGTTCAGTACCGATATCGAATCTATAGACAACGCGACGGCGCAGCGGGTCTCTATCTGGCAGGTTGCGATGCTGATGGTGGAGGACCATTGGCTGACGGGCGTTGGGCCACGAGGCTTTCGCTATGTATTTATGGATTATGCGCCCGAGGACAACTATTGGAAGAACCTGAGGCGGCCACTTGCACCCAATCAACCCCATCTGGTCGGGTTGGAGGTGCTGGTCGAAACAGGTGTGGTTGGTATCGTTGGTTTTCTGGCGTTTTTTTGGGTGTTGATCACCTATGCAGCCAAGAGGACTAGTGGTTTCAGAAGTGATGCAGTCCCATGGCTGATAGCAGCGCTAGTAGCCCTATTCCCCCTGAATACATACCTTGCGCTCTATGCCAGTTATTGGTCCTCGCTCTCTTGGTGGTTGCTGCTGGTGGCCTTGGCGATGATGAGTGGTGGGGATGGC